The genomic segment GCCGCAGGCCCGGGCGGCACCGGCCAGAAGGCGCAGACCGTGGGCTACTCGGTCGGCGGCAAGTCGGGCACCGCGCGCAAGCAGGTGGGCAAGAACTACGCCTCGGGCAAATACCGCGCCTGGTTCACCGGCATGGCCCCGATAGACCAGCCGCGCATCATCGTCGCGGTGATGATCGACGAGCCCGGCAACGGCCAGTTCTACGGCGGCGCGGTGGCCGCGCCGGTGTTCAGCAGCGTCGTGCAGCAAACGCTGCGCATGTTGGGCGTGCCGCCCGATCAGGCCGTCAAGCCGCAGATCGTGGCCCACGTGCAGGAGCCGCTGTGATGTCTGCGCCGCTGCCTGCCCCACTGCATGTGCTGCATACGCCGCATGCGCTGCAATGCGCCGGCGCGGCCTTGCCATGGCTGCGCGCGCGCGTGAGCGGCAGTTTGCACAGCGACAGCCGCCTGATCGCCCCGGGCGACGGCTTCATCGCCTGGCCCGGCGCCAGCACCGATGGCCGCGCCCATGTGGCCGATGCCATCGCGCGCGGCGCCACGGCCTGCCTGGTCGAGCAGGCGGGCGTGGCGGCCTTTGCGTTCCCGGCTGCGCCTGGCGCCAGCCTGGCCAGCCTGCCGGGCCTGAAGGCCGCCGCCGGACCGATCGCCGCGCAGTGGTTCGATCAGCCGAGCCGCCAGCTCGATGTGCTGGCCGTCACCGGCACCAACGGCAAGACCAGCACCGCATGGTGGCTGGCCGACGCTTTGAATGGGCGCGCAAAAAGCCCGGTCTGCGCGCTGGCGGGCACCCTGGGCCTGGGGGTTCCCCCGGTGCTGGAAACCGCCGGCATGACCACGCCCGACCCGCTGCGCTTGCAGCGCGCACTGCGCCAATTTGTCGATCGGGGTCTGTCGGCCTGCGCCATCGAGGCCTCGTCGATCGGCCTGGAGCAGGGGCGGCTGGCGGGCACGCAGATTCGCGCGGCCATCTTCACCAATTGCACGCAGGACCATCTGGACTACCACGGCAGCATGGCCGCTTACTGGCGCGCCAAGCGGGCCTTGTTCGACTGGCCCGGGTTGCAAGCGGCGGTGATCAATATCGACGACCCGGCGGGAGCGCAACTGCATGCCGAACTGGCAGGCCGGGTGCCGGATTTGTGGAGCATTTCGACCCAAGGCCCGGCCCGCCTTGCCGCGCGCGACATCACGCTGGCGGCGCAGGGCCTGCGCTGCACGGTGCGCGAAGGTGCCGCGCCGCAGCGGCTGACGACCCGGGTGATCGGCCACTACAACCTGCAGAACCTGCTGGCGGTGCTGGCCACGCTGCGCAGCCTGGGCTGGCCGCTGGCCGAGGCGCTGCAGGCCGGCGCAGGCTTGCAGCCCGTGCCGGGCCGCATGCAGCAGTTGGCGCTGGCGGGCCAGCCGCTGGTGGTCGTGGACTATGCCCATACCCCCGATGCGCTGGCCAAAGCCCTGCAGGCCCTGCGCCCGCTGGCCGCCCGGCGGGCTGGCAGGCTGTGGTGCGTGTTTGGCTGCGGCGGCGACCGCGATGCCGGCAAGCGCCCGCTGATGGGCGCAGCCGCCGAGCAGCAGGCCGACCGACTGCTGCTGACCAGCGACAACCCGCGCAGCGAAGACCCGGACGCGATCTTGCGCCAGATCCTGCAAGGCATCAGCCGCCGCCGCGCCGTGCGCACCGAGCCCGACCGCGCCGCCGCGATCGCGCAGGCCGTGGCCGAGGCCGCGCCCGCCGATGTGCTGCTGATTGCCGGCAAGGGCCACGAAGACAGCCAGGAAGTGGCCGGCGTGCGCCGGCCATTTTCCGATTGGGCCCACGCGCAGCGCGCCATGCAGGCCCGGCAGCGCGCCGTGCCGCCCCGGGGAGCCGGCGCATGATCGAGCAGCCCCGGCCCGAACCCATGTCCACACCCGTGCCCAGGCCCGCGATGATGACGCTGCAACAGGCTTTTGCCCTGCTGCAACCGCGCATACCTGCGGCCCGCCTGGTGGGCGCCGGCGCCACGCCTGTGGCGCGCGTGCACACCGATACGCGCACGGTGCAGGCCGGCGATCTTTTCGTTGCGCTGCGGGGCCCGCGCTTTGACGCCCACGCCTTTCTGGCCCAGGCCCGTGCCGGTGGCGCGGCAGCGGCGCTGGCGCAGGGGGGGCTGGCGGACGCCGGTCTGCCGGGCATCGAGGTGCCCGACAGCCTGGCCGCGCTGGCGCTTTTGGCGGCGGGCTGGCGGGCGCAGTTCGACCTGCCGCTGATCGCGGTGACGGGCAGCAACGGCAAGACCACGGTAACGCAGATGGTGGCGGCCATATTGCGCGCCTGGCAGGGCGATGCGGCCTTGGCCACGCAGGGCAACTTCAACAACGCGATCGGCCTGCCGCTGACGCTGCTGCGCCTGCGCGCCCGGCATACGGTCGCAGTGGTCGAGTTGGGCATGAACCACCCGGGCGAGATCGCCGCGCTGGCCGGCATCGCGCAGCCCGGCGTGGCGCTGGTCAACAACGCGCAGCGTGAGCATCTGGAGTTCATGCACAGCGTGGCGGCCGTGGCGCGCGAGAACGGCTCGGTGTTCGCCAGCCTGCCGGCCCACGGGGTGGCCGTGTTCCCGGCAGACGACGACTACCAGGCGCTGTGGCAGGAACTGGCAGCCGGCCGCGAATGCCTGCGCTTTGGCGCCGGCGGGGCCGTCGATGGCGCCGACGCGCGCTGGGTCGATGGCGCCTGGGCGCTGACCCTGGCCACGCCGCAAGGCCCGGTCACGACACGCTTGCACATCGCCGGGCGGCACAACGTCGGCAATGCGCTGGCCGCCGCCGCCTGCGCGCTGGCCGCCGGCGCGCCGCTGGCCGCGCTGGCCCAGGGCCTGAGCGGCTTCAGCCCGGTGCCGGGCCGCTCGCGCAGTTTCAGCATCCGCCACGCGGGCCGGCAAATCAGCGTGGTCGATGACAGCTACAACGCCAACCCGGACTCGGTGCGCGCCGCCATCGCGCTGCTGGCCGAACTGCCGGCGCCGCGGCTCCTGGTGCTCGGGGACATGGCCGAGGTGGGCGCGCAGGCCGCGCAGTTGCATGCGCAGGCGGGCGCGCAGGCGCACGCTGCGGGCATCCACCGGCTGTTTGCGCTCGGCGCGCAGTCGGCGCATGCGGCATCGGCGTTTGCCGGCGCGCAGCATTTCGACAGCATCGATTCGCTGTGCGCCGCCGTGCGCCAGGCCCTGCCCGATGTCGGCAGCGTGCTGGTCAAAGGCTCCCGGAGCATGAGGATGGAGCAGGTGCTCAAAGAGATACAGGCCGGGGGTGGCGCATGATGCTGCTGCTGGCGCAATGGTTGCAGGGCATGTCGTCCGAACTCGGCTTCTTGCGCGTGTTCCAGTACCTGACCATGCGCGCCGTGCTGGCCGCACTGACGGCGCTGCTGATCGGCCTGGCGGCAGGCTCCTGGGTGATCGGCAAACTGATGGCGCTGAAGATCGGCCAGCCGATTCGCGGCTACGCGCCGCAGTCGCACCTGTCCAAGAGCGGCACGCCGACCATGGGCGGGGTGCTGATCTTGCTGTCGATTGCGCTGTCGACCCTGCTGTGGTTCGACCTGTCCAACCGCTTCGTCTGGATCGTGCTGCTGGTCACGCTCGGCTTTGGCGCCATCGGCTGGGTCGACGACTGGCGCAAGGTGGTCGACAAAAACCCCGAGGGCATGCGCTCGCGCGAGAAGTATCTCTGGCAATCGCTGATCGGGCTGATGGCGGCGCTGTACCTGGTGTTTTGCATCTCGGAGAACTCCAACGCCAAGGTGCTGGAACTGTTCATCAGTTGGATGCGCTCGGGCTTCGCGCTCGATCTGCCGCCCAAGGCCGGCTTGCAACTGCCGTTTTTCAAGGCCGTGAGCTACCCGCTGGGGGTGCTCGGCTTCGTGCTGCTGACCTACCTGGTGATCGTCGGTTCGAGCAATGCCGTGAACCTGACCGACGGGCTCGACGGACTGGCCATCATGCCGGTGGTGATGGTCGGCTCGGCCCTGGGGGTGTTTGCCTATGTCACCGGCAGCGCGGTGTATTCCCGCTACCTGTTCTTCCCGCATATCCCCGGCTCGGGCGAGTTGCTGATCTTTTGCGCCGCGATGGCCGGCGCCGGCCTGGCCTTTCTGTGGTTCAACGCGCATCCGGCGCAGGTGTTCATGGGCGATGTCGGCGCGCTGGCCTTGGGCGCCGCGCTGGGCACCATCGCCATCATCGTGCGCCAGGAGATCGTGCTGGCCGTGATGGGCGGCATCTTTGTCGCCGAGGCGCTGTCGGTGATGCTGCAGGTGGGCTGGTTCAAGTACACCCGGTACCGCTACGGCGAGGGCCGGCGCCTGCTCAAAATGGCGCCGCTGCACCACCATTTCGAAAAAAGCGGCTGGAAGGAAACGCAGGTGGTGGTGCGCTTTTGGATCATCACCATGCTGCTGTGCCTGGTGGGCCTGTCGACATTGAAGCTGCGATGAATCCGAACGCCCAGCCCACCCTGCCCGCCCGGCCTCTGGATGAGGCCGGGGCGCCCGTGCCCGAGGCCCCCCCCGGGGCACCCCGCGTAAAACCCCCGGTCAATCCCCCGGTCAACCCCCCGGCCATCTCCGCCGCGCAGGCCGCTGCCGATTTCGTCGCGCAGATCTTTGCCTCCGTGCCGGCCCCCGAGGAGGCTGCGCCGGCCATGCCGCTGGCCATCGATCCGGCCATCAACCCGGTCATCAACCCGGCCATGCCCCCGGCCGAGGTGCCCGGCGCGCTGGCGGCCGAGCCGCTGCGGCGGCCCGGCGCAGACCTCCGGCAGGCGCTGCAAGACCAGCGCATCCTGATCCTCGGCCTGGGGGCATCGGGCCTGGCGATGGCGCGCTGGTGCCTGCGCTGCGGCGCGCAGGTCACCGTGGCCGATACCCGTGCCGCGCCCCCGCAACTGCCGGCGCTGCAACGCGAACTGCCCCGGGCGCGCTTCGTGCCCGGCGCCTTCGATGCCGGCCTGGTCGAGGGGCAGAACCTGCACGCGGTGTACTGCTCGCCGGGCCTGAGCCCGTCCGCCGTGGCCGCCGTGGCGCAGACATGCAGCGCCCATGGCATCGGCATGGGCGGCGAGTTGGACCTGTATGCGCTGGCGCTGGCCGGGCTGCGCGCCGCCGATGGCTACGCGCCGACCGTGCTGGCCATCACCGGCACCAACGGCAAGACCACCGTGACCGCGCTCACCGGCCAGTTGCTCCAGCGCGCCGGCCGCAGCGTGGCGCTGGCCGGCAATATCGGCCCGACCCTGCTCGACACGCTGGCCGGGCATATCGACGCCGGCACCCTGCCTGCGGTGTGGGTGCTGGAGCTATCGAGCTTTCAACTCGAGCGCAGCACCGGTTTCGAGCCGACGGCGGCAGCGCTGCTCAACATCAGCCAAGACCATCTGGACTGGCATGGCGACATGGCCGCCTACGCGGCGGCCAAGGCGCGCATCTTCGGCCAGACCGCGCTGATGGTTCTGAACCGCCAGGACGCTGCGGTGATGCAGGTGTCGGCGCCTTCTGCGCCTTCTGCGCCGGTAACGCCAGCGCTGCGGCCCCGGGCGGCCAAAGCACCGGCGCCGCAGCCACGCGCGGACATCACTTTCGGCGCCGACATGCCGGCACGCGCCGGCGACTTCGGCATCGAGCTCGTGGGCGGCATGCCCTGGCTGGTGCGGGCCAGCGCCGCCGACGAAACGCAGCGCGCGCGCCGCCGCCCCGGGCCGCCCGGCGCAGTCCCCGCCCAAGAACTACAGATTCAGCGCCTGATCCCCGCCGACGCACTGCGCATCCGTGGCCGGCACAACGCCGTCAACGCGCTGGCCGCGCTGGCGCTGGCCTGCGCCGCTGGCTGCCCGCTGGCGCCGATGCTGTACGGTCTGCGCGCCTACCGGGGCGAGCCGCACCGTGTCGAATCCGTGGCCTGCATCGATGGCGTGGAGTTCTTCGACGACAGCAAGGGCACCAACGTGGGCGCCACGGTGGCGGCCATCGACGGGCTGGGCGCGCAGGGCGGGCCGGGCGCCGGGCGCCGCCTGGTCGTCATCGTGGGCGGCCAGGGCAAGGGGCAGGACTTTGCGCCGCTGGCCGCGCCGCTGGCGCGCCACGCCCGCGCAGTGCTGCTGATCGGCTGCGACGCGCCGCTGATCCGCGCCGCGCTGCAAGACATCGGCGTGCCGCTGCTGGACGCGCCCACCCTGCCCGGGGCCGTCGAACTGGCCGCGCAGCACGCGCAGCCGGGCGACGCGGTGCTGATGTCGCCGGCCTGCGCCAGCTTCGACATGTTCCGGGACTACGAACAGCGCGCGCAGGTTTTTTGCGCCAGCGTGCGCGCATTGGCCGAGGCAGCCGGCCAGCCGATGGAGGGTCTGGCATGAACATGCCGCGACTGCTGCAATGGATCACCGGCTGGTTCGACGGCCAGTCGGGCCAGGCTGCCGACCGGCTGCCGGTGCGCGTGGGCGGCACCGAGTACCGCCGCGCGTCGAGCACCCCGGTCAGCCCGCCCGGGTTCGATCAGCCCCTGCTGTGGGTGATGGTGGCGCTGCTGGCCTGGGGGCTGGTGATGGTGTATTCGGCATCGATCGCGATGCCGGACAACCCGCGCTTTGCCCACTATGCGTCCACCCATTTCCTGAGCCGCCATGCGCTGTCCCTGGTGATCGGCGCGCTGGTGGCGCTGCTGAGCTTCCAGTTGCCGATGGCGCAGTGGGAGCGGATGGCGCCCTGGCTGTTCGTCGCCACGCTGGCGCTGCTGACGCTGGTGCTGCTGCCCGGGGCCGGCAAGGTGGTCAAGGGCGCGCGCCGCTGGCTGACGCTCGGGCCGGTGAGTTTTCAGCCCTCCGAACTGGCCAAGCTGGCCATGCTGCTCTACGCCGCCGGCTACATGGTGCGCAAGATGGAGGTCAAGGAGCGCTTCTTTCGCGCCGTGCTGCCGATGGCCTGCGCCGTGGCCATCGTCGGCGTGTTGCTGCTGGCCGAGCCGGACATGGGCGCCTTCATCGTGGTCGCGATGATCGCCATGGGCATCCTGTTTCTCGGCGGCGTCAACGCCCGCATGTTCCTGCTGATCGTCGCCGTGCTGCTGGCGGCCTTTCTGCTGATGATTGCCAACTCGCCCTGGCGGCGCGAGCGCGTGTTCGCCTACCTCGACCCGTTTGGCGCGGAACATGCGCAGGGCAAGGGCTACCAGCTCTCGCACGCGCTGATCGCGATCGGGCGCGGGGAGATTTTTGGCGTCGGTCTGGGCGGCAGCGTGGAGAAACTGCACTGGCTGCCCGAGGCCCATACCGACTTTCTGCTGGCCGTCATCGGCGAGGAGTTCGGCCTGCTGGGCGTGCTCGCATTGATCGTGCTGTTCCTGTGGATGACGCGCCGCATCATGCACATCGGGCGCCAGGCCATCGCGCTGGAGCGCGTGTTCTCCGGCCTGGTCGCGCAGGGGGTGGGCATCTGGCTCGGCCTGCAGGCATTCATCAACATGGGGGTGAACCTGGGCGCGCTGCCGACCAAGGGGCTGACGCTGCCGCTGATGAGCTTTGGCGGCTCGGCAATCCTGATGAACCTGGTGGCGTTGGCGCTCGTGCTGCGGGTCGATCATGAGAACAAGCGCCTGATGCGCGGGGGCCGCGCATGACGGGCAGCAAAACCGCGCTGATCATGGCCGGCGGCACGGGCGGGCATATCTTTCCCGGCCTGGCCGTGGCCGAGGCGCTGCGCGCGCGCGGCTGGCGCGTGCATTGGCTGGGGGCGCCGGCCAGCATGGAGGCGCGCATCGCTGCGCAGCATGGCTTTGCGCTGGAATCGGTGACTTTCTCCGGCGTGCGCGGCAAGGGCCTGGCCACGCTGGCGCTGCTGCCGCTGCGCCTGCTGCGCGCGTTCTGGCAGGCGCGCGCGGTGCTGCGCCGCGTGCAGCCCGATGTGCTGGTGGGACTGGGCGGCTACATCAGCTTTCCGGGCGCGCTGATGGGCCTGCTGCGCCGCAAACCGCTGGTGCTGCATGAGCAAAACGCGGTCGCGGGGCTGGCCAACCGGCTGCTGGCGGGGCGGGCCGACCGGGTGTTCGCCGCCTTTCCCGGCGCGTTCGGCAGCGCAGCGCCCAAAGCCCGCTGGGTCGGCAACCCGCTGCGCGCGGCGTTCACGCAGCAGGCCGGCCCGGCCGAGCGCTTTGCGGCGCGCACCGGGCCGCTGCAACTGCTGGTCATGGGCGGCAGCCTGGGCGCGCGCGCGCTCAACGAACTCGTGCCGCAGGCGCTGGCGCTGCTGCCGGCCGCGCAGCGCCCGCAGGTGCTGCACCAAAGCGGCGCCACGCAGATCGAGGCCCTGCGCGCCCATTACGCCGCCGCCGGGGTGCAGGCCGAGCTCAGGCCGTTCATCGACGACGTGGCCTGCGCGCTGGCCGCCGCCGATGTCATCGTCTGCCGCGCGGGCGCCAGCACCGTCAGCGAAATCGCTGCCGTGGGCGCTGCGGCGCTGTTCGTGCCGCTGCCCTCGGCGGTCGACGACCACCAGACCCGCAACGCCCGCTGGCTGGTCGACGCGGGGGGCGGCTGGCTGCTGCCGCAGCACGAGCTATCGCCCCGGGGCCTGGCGCAGATGCTATCGAACCTGGAGCGCCCTGCGCTGCTGGACAAAGCGCTCAAAGCCCACGCGATGCAAAAGACAAGCGCCACGCAAGAGTTGGTCGGCGCCTGCGAGGAGTTGGCCGCATGAAGCATGCCATCCGCCATATCCATTTCGTCGGCCTGGGCGGCGCCGGCATGAGCGGCATCGCCGAGGTGCTGTTCAACCTGGGCTACCGCATCTCGGGCTCGGACCTGGTCGACAGCGCCACGCTGCGCCGCCTGCAAGGGCTGGGCATCGGCACCTGCCTGGGCCATGCCGGCGCGCATATCGAGGGCGCCGATGCAGTGGTCACCTCCACCGCCGTGACCGCCGACAACCCCGAGGTGCTGGCCGCGCGCGCGAAGAAGATTCCGGTGGTGCCGCGCGCACTGATGCTGGCCGAGCTGATGCGCCTCAAGCAGGGCATTGCGATTGCCGGCACCCATGGCAAGACCACCACCACCAGCCTGGTGACCAGCGTGCTGGCCGAGGCCGGGCTGGATCCGACCTTCGTCATCGGCGGGCGCCTCAACAGCGTCGGCGCCCACGCCAAGCTGGGCAGCGGCGACTACATCGTGGTCGAGGCCGACGAGTCCGACGCCTCGTTCCTGAACCTGCTGCCGGTGATGGCCGTGGTGACCAATATCGACGCCGACCATATGGAGACTTACGGGCATGACTTCGGCCGGCTCAAGGGCGCGTTCGTCGACTTCCTGCACCGCATGCCGTTCTACGGCACGGCCATCTTGTGCGTCGACAGCCCGGCAGTGCGCGACATCATGCCCGGCGTGACCTGCCCGATCACCAGCTACGGCCTGTCCGAAGACGCCCAGGTGCGGGCCGTGGACCTGCGCGCCGATGGCGCCCGGATGCACTTTACGGTGCAGCGCAGCAACGGCGTCACGCTGCCCGACCTGGCGGTGCAGCTCAATCTTGCGGGCGCGCACAACGTGCTCAACGCGCTGTCGGCGATTGCCGTGGCGGTGGAATTGAACATCCCCGACGCAGCCGTGCTGCGCGCGCTGGCGGGCTTCAAGGGCGTGGGGCGGCGCTTTCAGAGCTACGGCCAGTTGCCGGCCAAGGACGGCGGCCAGTTCAGCGTGATCGACGACTACGGCCACCACCCGGTGGAGATGGCGGCCACGCTGGCGGCAGCGCGCGGCGCCTTCCCCGGGCGGCGCCTGGTGCTGGCCTTCCAGCCGCACCGCTACAGCCGCACGCGCGACTGCTTCGAGGACTTCGTGCGGGTCATGGGCAGCGCCGACGCGGTGCTGCTGACCGAGGTCTATGCCGCTGGCGAAGCGCCCGTGGTGGCCGCCGACGGCCGCTCGCTGGCGCGCGCGCTGCGCGTGGCCGGCCGCGTCGAGCCGGTCTTCGTCGCCGACGTGGCCGATCTGCCGCAGGCCATTGCCGAGAACGCGCGCGACGGCGATCTGCTGCTGTGCATGGGCGCAGGCTCGATCGGCGCCGTGCCTGGCAAACTACTCGAAATGCTACGAAACGATGAGCACACCGCAATGCAAAGGACTGCGCCATGAGCCTTTTTGATCCCCATCTGGACGGAGCGTCGCTGGGCAAGGTGGCGGTGCTGATGGGCGGGGTCTCGGCCGAGCGCGAGGTTTCGCTGCTGTCCGGCGCCGGCGTGCTGCGGGCGCTGCGCGCGCGCGCGGTCGATGCCCATGCCTTCGACACCGCGCAGGGCGACCTGGGCGCCCTCAAACGCGAGGGCTACGCGCGCTGCTTCATCGCGCTGCATGGCCGCCATGGCGAAGACGGCACGGTGCAGGGCGCGCTGGAACTGCTGGGCATTGCCTACACCGGCTCCGGCGTGATGGCATCGAGCATGGCGCTGGACAAGACCATGAGCAAACGCATCTGGCGCAGCGAGGGCTTGCCCACGCCGGACTGGCGGCTGGTCACCAGCGGCGCCGAAGCCGGGCAGGCCCTGCAGACGCTCGGCGCGCCGATGATCGTCAAGCCCGCGCGCGAAGGCTCGACCATCGGCCTGAGCAAGGTGCACCAGGCGCAGCAATGCGCGTCGGCCTACCTGCTGGCCGCGCGCTACGACCCCGAGGTGCTGTGCGAGCAATTCATCGCCGGTGACGAGCTCACCTGCACGGTGCTCGATCAGGGCCGGCGCGCCAGCGCGCAGGCCCTGCCGCTGATCCGCATCGTCGCGCCCGATGGCAACTACGACTACCAGCACAAGTACTTCAGCGACGCCACCCGCTACCACTGCCCGAGCGGCCTGCCCGAGGCGCAAGAGCGCGCCATCGGGCGCCTGGCCGAGCAGGCTTTCAGCGCGCTGGGCTGCCGGGGCTGGGCGCGCGCCGACATCATGCTGCGCGCCAGCGACCAGCAGCCCTTTCTGCTGGAGATCAACACCGCGCCGGGCATGACGGACCACTCGCTGGTGCCGATGTCGGCGCGCGCGGCGGGCATCAGCTACGAAGACCTGTGCCTGCGCTTGCTGGCCATGGCCACGCTGGATACGCCGCCAGGCGCCTTGTCGGGAGCGGCCCGCGCATGACCATGACCGAGCCCCTGGCGCAACCGCTGGATGTCAAGTTGATGAACCTGACCGCCTCGGTCCTGTACCTGGGCTGCGCCCTGTGCGTGCTGGCAGCGCTGCTGTGGTGGCTGCTGCGCTACCCGGGCTTTGCCATTGCCCGCATCGTGGTGCAAGGGGAACTGGTGCACAACGATGCCGTGACCCTGCGCGCCAACGTGGCGCCGCATCTGGCGGGCAACTTTTTCACCGTCGACCTGCGCGCCGCGCGCGCGGCCTTCGAGCAAGCGCCCTGGGTGCGGCTGGCGCAGGTGCGGCGCTGGTAT from the Verminephrobacter eiseniae EF01-2 genome contains:
- a CDS encoding UDP-N-acetylmuramoyl-L-alanyl-D-glutamate--2,6-diaminopimelate ligase, with product MSAPLPAPLHVLHTPHALQCAGAALPWLRARVSGSLHSDSRLIAPGDGFIAWPGASTDGRAHVADAIARGATACLVEQAGVAAFAFPAAPGASLASLPGLKAAAGPIAAQWFDQPSRQLDVLAVTGTNGKTSTAWWLADALNGRAKSPVCALAGTLGLGVPPVLETAGMTTPDPLRLQRALRQFVDRGLSACAIEASSIGLEQGRLAGTQIRAAIFTNCTQDHLDYHGSMAAYWRAKRALFDWPGLQAAVINIDDPAGAQLHAELAGRVPDLWSISTQGPARLAARDITLAAQGLRCTVREGAAPQRLTTRVIGHYNLQNLLAVLATLRSLGWPLAEALQAGAGLQPVPGRMQQLALAGQPLVVVDYAHTPDALAKALQALRPLAARRAGRLWCVFGCGGDRDAGKRPLMGAAAEQQADRLLLTSDNPRSEDPDAILRQILQGISRRRAVRTEPDRAAAIAQAVAEAAPADVLLIAGKGHEDSQEVAGVRRPFSDWAHAQRAMQARQRAVPPRGAGA
- a CDS encoding UDP-N-acetylmuramoyl-tripeptide--D-alanyl-D-alanine ligase, with amino-acid sequence MMTLQQAFALLQPRIPAARLVGAGATPVARVHTDTRTVQAGDLFVALRGPRFDAHAFLAQARAGGAAAALAQGGLADAGLPGIEVPDSLAALALLAAGWRAQFDLPLIAVTGSNGKTTVTQMVAAILRAWQGDAALATQGNFNNAIGLPLTLLRLRARHTVAVVELGMNHPGEIAALAGIAQPGVALVNNAQREHLEFMHSVAAVARENGSVFASLPAHGVAVFPADDDYQALWQELAAGRECLRFGAGGAVDGADARWVDGAWALTLATPQGPVTTRLHIAGRHNVGNALAAAACALAAGAPLAALAQGLSGFSPVPGRSRSFSIRHAGRQISVVDDSYNANPDSVRAAIALLAELPAPRLLVLGDMAEVGAQAAQLHAQAGAQAHAAGIHRLFALGAQSAHAASAFAGAQHFDSIDSLCAAVRQALPDVGSVLVKGSRSMRMEQVLKEIQAGGGA
- the mraY gene encoding phospho-N-acetylmuramoyl-pentapeptide-transferase, with product MMLLLAQWLQGMSSELGFLRVFQYLTMRAVLAALTALLIGLAAGSWVIGKLMALKIGQPIRGYAPQSHLSKSGTPTMGGVLILLSIALSTLLWFDLSNRFVWIVLLVTLGFGAIGWVDDWRKVVDKNPEGMRSREKYLWQSLIGLMAALYLVFCISENSNAKVLELFISWMRSGFALDLPPKAGLQLPFFKAVSYPLGVLGFVLLTYLVIVGSSNAVNLTDGLDGLAIMPVVMVGSALGVFAYVTGSAVYSRYLFFPHIPGSGELLIFCAAMAGAGLAFLWFNAHPAQVFMGDVGALALGAALGTIAIIVRQEIVLAVMGGIFVAEALSVMLQVGWFKYTRYRYGEGRRLLKMAPLHHHFEKSGWKETQVVVRFWIITMLLCLVGLSTLKLR
- a CDS encoding Mur ligase family protein → MNPNAQPTLPARPLDEAGAPVPEAPPGAPRVKPPVNPPVNPPAISAAQAAADFVAQIFASVPAPEEAAPAMPLAIDPAINPVINPAMPPAEVPGALAAEPLRRPGADLRQALQDQRILILGLGASGLAMARWCLRCGAQVTVADTRAAPPQLPALQRELPRARFVPGAFDAGLVEGQNLHAVYCSPGLSPSAVAAVAQTCSAHGIGMGGELDLYALALAGLRAADGYAPTVLAITGTNGKTTVTALTGQLLQRAGRSVALAGNIGPTLLDTLAGHIDAGTLPAVWVLELSSFQLERSTGFEPTAAALLNISQDHLDWHGDMAAYAAAKARIFGQTALMVLNRQDAAVMQVSAPSAPSAPVTPALRPRAAKAPAPQPRADITFGADMPARAGDFGIELVGGMPWLVRASAADETQRARRRPGPPGAVPAQELQIQRLIPADALRIRGRHNAVNALAALALACAAGCPLAPMLYGLRAYRGEPHRVESVACIDGVEFFDDSKGTNVGATVAAIDGLGAQGGPGAGRRLVVIVGGQGKGQDFAPLAAPLARHARAVLLIGCDAPLIRAALQDIGVPLLDAPTLPGAVELAAQHAQPGDAVLMSPACASFDMFRDYEQRAQVFCASVRALAEAAGQPMEGLA
- the ftsW gene encoding putative lipid II flippase FtsW, with the translated sequence MPRLLQWITGWFDGQSGQAADRLPVRVGGTEYRRASSTPVSPPGFDQPLLWVMVALLAWGLVMVYSASIAMPDNPRFAHYASTHFLSRHALSLVIGALVALLSFQLPMAQWERMAPWLFVATLALLTLVLLPGAGKVVKGARRWLTLGPVSFQPSELAKLAMLLYAAGYMVRKMEVKERFFRAVLPMACAVAIVGVLLLAEPDMGAFIVVAMIAMGILFLGGVNARMFLLIVAVLLAAFLLMIANSPWRRERVFAYLDPFGAEHAQGKGYQLSHALIAIGRGEIFGVGLGGSVEKLHWLPEAHTDFLLAVIGEEFGLLGVLALIVLFLWMTRRIMHIGRQAIALERVFSGLVAQGVGIWLGLQAFINMGVNLGALPTKGLTLPLMSFGGSAILMNLVALALVLRVDHENKRLMRGGRA
- the murG gene encoding undecaprenyldiphospho-muramoylpentapeptide beta-N-acetylglucosaminyltransferase, which produces MTGSKTALIMAGGTGGHIFPGLAVAEALRARGWRVHWLGAPASMEARIAAQHGFALESVTFSGVRGKGLATLALLPLRLLRAFWQARAVLRRVQPDVLVGLGGYISFPGALMGLLRRKPLVLHEQNAVAGLANRLLAGRADRVFAAFPGAFGSAAPKARWVGNPLRAAFTQQAGPAERFAARTGPLQLLVMGGSLGARALNELVPQALALLPAAQRPQVLHQSGATQIEALRAHYAAAGVQAELRPFIDDVACALAAADVIVCRAGASTVSEIAAVGAAALFVPLPSAVDDHQTRNARWLVDAGGGWLLPQHELSPRGLAQMLSNLERPALLDKALKAHAMQKTSATQELVGACEELAA
- the murC gene encoding UDP-N-acetylmuramate--L-alanine ligase encodes the protein MKHAIRHIHFVGLGGAGMSGIAEVLFNLGYRISGSDLVDSATLRRLQGLGIGTCLGHAGAHIEGADAVVTSTAVTADNPEVLAARAKKIPVVPRALMLAELMRLKQGIAIAGTHGKTTTTSLVTSVLAEAGLDPTFVIGGRLNSVGAHAKLGSGDYIVVEADESDASFLNLLPVMAVVTNIDADHMETYGHDFGRLKGAFVDFLHRMPFYGTAILCVDSPAVRDIMPGVTCPITSYGLSEDAQVRAVDLRADGARMHFTVQRSNGVTLPDLAVQLNLAGAHNVLNALSAIAVAVELNIPDAAVLRALAGFKGVGRRFQSYGQLPAKDGGQFSVIDDYGHHPVEMAATLAAARGAFPGRRLVLAFQPHRYSRTRDCFEDFVRVMGSADAVLLTEVYAAGEAPVVAADGRSLARALRVAGRVEPVFVADVADLPQAIAENARDGDLLLCMGAGSIGAVPGKLLEMLRNDEHTAMQRTAP
- a CDS encoding D-alanine--D-alanine ligase, with protein sequence MSLFDPHLDGASLGKVAVLMGGVSAEREVSLLSGAGVLRALRARAVDAHAFDTAQGDLGALKREGYARCFIALHGRHGEDGTVQGALELLGIAYTGSGVMASSMALDKTMSKRIWRSEGLPTPDWRLVTSGAEAGQALQTLGAPMIVKPAREGSTIGLSKVHQAQQCASAYLLAARYDPEVLCEQFIAGDELTCTVLDQGRRASAQALPLIRIVAPDGNYDYQHKYFSDATRYHCPSGLPEAQERAIGRLAEQAFSALGCRGWARADIMLRASDQQPFLLEINTAPGMTDHSLVPMSARAAGISYEDLCLRLLAMATLDTPPGALSGAARA